A genomic region of Methanosarcina thermophila TM-1 contains the following coding sequences:
- the pdxS gene encoding pyridoxal 5'-phosphate synthase lyase subunit PdxS, whose amino-acid sequence MDFEKLRHGTELIKRGFARMQKGGVIMDVTTPEQARIAEEAGAVAVMALQAVPADIRKAGGVARMADPEIIQQIIDTVTIPVMAKVRIGHFVEAEILEALGVDMIDESEVLTPADPYYHIDKTQFTVPFVCGARNLGEALRRINEGAAMIRTKGEAGTGDVSQAVKHMKQIQGEIRALAGKTKEELIMVSREIEAPIELVVETSKMQRLPVVNFAAGGIATPADAALMMRLGADGVFVGSGIFKAEKPEKMAKAIVEAVNNFDNPAKLAEISKGVGSGMKGISASTIPAEEALQERGW is encoded by the coding sequence ATGGACTTTGAAAAGTTAAGACACGGAACCGAGCTTATTAAGCGGGGCTTTGCAAGAATGCAGAAAGGGGGTGTGATTATGGATGTTACAACTCCTGAGCAGGCCAGGATCGCAGAAGAAGCCGGAGCAGTTGCTGTTATGGCTCTCCAGGCTGTTCCTGCCGACATCAGGAAAGCAGGCGGAGTTGCGCGTATGGCCGATCCTGAAATAATCCAGCAGATAATTGATACGGTTACAATCCCTGTAATGGCAAAAGTCAGGATAGGTCACTTCGTAGAAGCAGAAATCCTGGAAGCTCTTGGTGTTGACATGATAGATGAGTCCGAGGTTCTGACCCCTGCCGACCCTTATTACCACATAGACAAAACGCAGTTTACCGTGCCTTTTGTCTGCGGAGCCCGAAACCTTGGGGAAGCCCTCCGGAGAATTAACGAAGGGGCAGCCATGATCCGGACGAAAGGGGAAGCCGGAACCGGAGATGTCAGCCAGGCAGTTAAACACATGAAGCAGATTCAGGGCGAGATCCGTGCACTTGCCGGGAAGACTAAAGAAGAACTGATTATGGTTTCCAGGGAAATCGAAGCTCCTATCGAGCTTGTAGTCGAAACTTCAAAAATGCAGCGCTTGCCTGTGGTAAACTTTGCAGCCGGCGGAATTGCGACCCCTGCAGATGCAGCACTGATGATGCGCCTTGGAGCAGATGGAGTCTTTGTGGGTTCAGGCATTTTCAAAGCCGAGAAACCCGAGAAGATGGCAAAAGCCATCGTTGAAGCCGTAAACAACTTTGACAACCCTGCAAAACTTGCGGAGATTTCAAAAGGCGTCGGTTCTGGCATGAAAGGTATCAGCGCAAGTACGATCCCTGCTGAGGAAGCACTTCAGGAACGTGGCTGGTAA
- a CDS encoding superoxide dismutase, which translates to MAKGLYKLPDLKYGYSDLEPYISEEQLRIHHDKHHQAYVTNANSLIEMMDKARKEGTDFDYKAAAKALTFNLGGHVLHDFFWWEMTPESNSSKEPVGELAEVIKENFGSFDRFKKEFSQVALSVEGSGWAALTYCKDTERLMILQIEKHNVNLVPDYPIIMDLDVWEHAYYIDYKNDRGKFIEGFWNIINWEEIDKYFMKVRK; encoded by the coding sequence ATGGCTAAAGGGTTATACAAGTTACCAGATTTGAAATATGGCTATTCAGACCTTGAACCTTACATTTCCGAAGAACAGCTACGCATTCACCACGACAAGCATCATCAGGCTTATGTGACCAATGCAAACTCACTTATAGAGATGATGGACAAGGCAAGGAAAGAAGGAACGGATTTTGATTATAAAGCCGCCGCAAAAGCTCTGACATTCAATCTCGGCGGGCATGTCCTTCATGACTTTTTCTGGTGGGAGATGACCCCAGAGAGCAACTCAAGTAAAGAGCCTGTCGGCGAACTGGCTGAAGTGATCAAAGAAAATTTCGGAAGCTTTGACAGGTTTAAAAAGGAGTTTTCTCAGGTCGCATTAAGTGTTGAAGGTTCCGGATGGGCAGCCTTGACCTACTGTAAGGATACGGAAAGGCTCATGATTTTGCAGATCGAGAAGCACAACGTAAATCTTGTGCCCGATTATCCGATTATCATGGACCTTGATGTGTGGGAACATGCTTACTATATTGATTACAAGAATGATAGGGGCAAGTTCATAGAAGGATTCTGGAATATAATCAACTGGGAAGAAATTGACAAATACTTCATGAAAGTGAGAAAATAA
- a CDS encoding dienelactone hydrolase family protein — protein MNKLVIFLLIASLLSALGGAAAFYCNSEVLDVSEKACNNTESKHLASPQDNCNETRNNSSLIETEIVNITSGSKVYPAYTAVPAEEGNYPAIVLIHSFRGFEPGYQTMVDRMAEDGYFVIAPFWQTHSEAPSDAEVEALIRNSTAYLETRDEVDPEKLGLTGFCAGGRYTMLFLPQMDEFESGVAWYGFPYMGGTETQPGIPANMTDQLDAPMLIIHGTRDQYSNITDIYRYASELDAADKYFELKVYQGELHGFMLTEDGELSESFVAQDAYEEMITFFDRTLNNSSP, from the coding sequence ATGAACAAATTAGTTATATTCTTGCTCATAGCGAGCCTGCTTAGCGCTTTAGGGGGTGCGGCTGCCTTCTATTGCAATTCAGAGGTTTTAGATGTTTCCGAAAAAGCCTGCAATAATACCGAGAGCAAGCACTTAGCTTCACCACAGGATAACTGTAATGAGACCAGAAATAATTCATCCCTGATAGAGACTGAAATTGTAAATATTACAAGCGGGTCTAAGGTTTATCCGGCTTATACAGCAGTTCCGGCTGAAGAAGGAAATTACCCGGCTATAGTACTTATTCACTCATTCAGAGGTTTCGAGCCCGGCTATCAGACTATGGTAGACAGAATGGCTGAAGACGGATATTTTGTGATTGCTCCTTTCTGGCAGACCCACTCCGAAGCTCCTTCGGACGCCGAAGTGGAAGCCCTTATCAGGAACAGCACAGCTTACCTTGAGACAAGGGACGAGGTAGACCCCGAGAAATTAGGGCTTACGGGCTTCTGTGCTGGCGGCAGGTATACCATGCTTTTCCTGCCCCAGATGGATGAGTTCGAATCTGGGGTAGCCTGGTATGGTTTCCCTTACATGGGCGGAACTGAAACCCAGCCCGGCATACCGGCAAACATGACAGACCAGCTTGATGCGCCTATGCTTATAATACACGGCACAAGGGACCAGTATAGCAATATTACCGATATTTACAGGTATGCCAGTGAACTGGACGCAGCTGATAAGTATTTTGAGCTGAAGGTTTACCAGGGCGAACTTCATGGTTTTATGCTTACAGAAGATGGAGAACTTTCTGAAAGCTTTGTTGCACAGGACGCATATGAAGAGATGATAACCTTCTTTGACAGAACATTGAATAATTCGAGCCCGTAA
- a CDS encoding metal-dependent hydrolase — MVNTLSHLGVGLLLSYALGLKGRKRLVLLFLSLLPDLDYFTYSVFTLISGSVSHEARNQLFYLLGHREFTHSIFFAFLVALLIWFSTKDRRFTFGGLQAVFLHILLDYTTSAKMRPFYPFSTEESALRAIYPFDPILNLLPLLPLYIVASEFVKNSWSTKDRDTWNRKLNGLNRFHSLVNRNEKKFYASVILVLLLWIVVFPVAKISLIRHVSDTEGTEISYRNTYPISIGKFLAAYSYSDTHYKLIKVSYWSGVEKSFYVEKVSVTGNVPDAQAYAERAGKLYSASVPQAIDYPVYSVSEENGLVTVVLSDARNPYVDKWPYFDTVYRFVFDRESGEYEVYESHYGRPEKKLDKNYFE, encoded by the coding sequence ATGGTAAATACACTTTCCCATCTTGGAGTCGGTCTGCTCCTTTCCTATGCTCTGGGTCTTAAAGGAAGGAAGAGACTGGTTTTACTCTTTCTTTCTTTACTTCCAGATCTTGACTACTTCACATATTCGGTATTTACGCTCATCAGCGGCAGTGTAAGCCATGAGGCTCGGAACCAGCTATTCTACCTGCTTGGTCACAGGGAGTTTACACACTCGATTTTTTTTGCTTTCCTTGTCGCACTTCTGATCTGGTTCAGTACTAAAGACAGACGCTTTACTTTCGGAGGGCTTCAGGCTGTTTTCCTTCATATTTTGCTCGATTATACAACAAGTGCAAAAATGCGCCCCTTCTATCCGTTCAGTACCGAGGAGTCAGCTCTCAGAGCCATTTATCCCTTCGACCCAATTCTAAACCTTCTCCCGCTGCTGCCTCTGTATATAGTGGCTTCAGAATTTGTTAAAAACAGCTGGAGTACTAAAGACAGGGATACTTGGAACAGGAAGCTTAATGGGTTAAACAGGTTCCATAGTCTTGTGAACAGAAACGAGAAGAAATTCTATGCCTCCGTAATCCTGGTTCTCCTGCTCTGGATCGTGGTTTTTCCGGTTGCAAAAATCTCCCTGATCAGGCATGTTTCCGATACTGAAGGGACCGAGATAAGCTACAGGAACACTTATCCAATATCCATCGGCAAATTCCTTGCAGCCTACTCGTACAGTGATACCCATTACAAGCTGATAAAAGTCAGCTACTGGTCAGGAGTTGAGAAGAGCTTTTATGTCGAAAAAGTCTCAGTAACAGGCAATGTCCCTGACGCCCAGGCATATGCCGAAAGGGCAGGAAAACTTTACAGTGCTTCAGTACCCCAGGCAATTGATTATCCCGTGTATTCAGTCTCCGAAGAAAACGGGTTAGTAACCGTGGTTTTGAGCGATGCCAGAAATCCGTACGTTGACAAATGGCCTTACTTCGATACAGTCTACAGATTCGTTTTTGATAGAGAGAGCGGAGAATATGAGGTATATGAGAGCCATTATGGAAGACCGGAAAAGAAGCTCGATAAAAATTACTTTGAATAA
- the infB gene encoding translation initiation factor IF-2: MADKKNLRTPIVCVMGHVDHGKTTLLDKIRGTAIASGEAGAITQHIGATEVPIDVIVSKLRDPKLRDRFIVPGLLFIDTPGHHAFTTLRSRGGALADLAVVVVDINEGFKPQTYESLQILKRFRTPFVVVANKIDKIGGWVPHKDLPFAATFKKQSGDVQARLETKLYEVIGELYNQGFSADRYDRVTNFQKTLGVVPVSAFTGEGIPDVLMVLLGLAQKFLEANLRYSATGPGVGTVLEVKEEKGLGTTLDIILYDGTLKKGDTVVIGSLGEPIQTKVRALLKPRELSEIHYESKFKQVSKVTAAAGVKISAPGLEGALAGSPIRVATEETLDEIVAQIKSEIDEVRIDTDSEGIMIKADTLGSLEALVHEFQKDEIPIRKAEVGDISHRDAVEASTVEDPIYSVIVGFNVKVHPDARDFLQESNVKVFTSDVIYRLVEDYQKYVKEQQEQAEKKIFETIIRPGKFKILPGCVFRQSKPAVVGVRVLGGVVRTNVDVMLENGNVVGKIKGLQSEGENIPSAGVGKEVAMAIEGATVGRQIKEEDVLYINVPEKHAKILEHEIYDSLSTDEKETLDAFLSLKRKDNPFWAK; this comes from the coding sequence ATGGCTGACAAGAAAAATTTAAGGACTCCCATAGTCTGCGTGATGGGGCACGTCGACCACGGGAAAACGACTTTGCTGGACAAGATCAGGGGCACTGCAATTGCTAGTGGAGAAGCCGGCGCTATCACACAGCATATAGGGGCAACTGAAGTCCCAATAGACGTGATTGTCAGCAAGCTCAGAGATCCGAAGCTTCGAGACAGGTTTATAGTGCCAGGACTGCTCTTTATTGATACCCCAGGACACCATGCCTTTACAACTTTAAGAAGCAGGGGAGGCGCTCTAGCCGATCTTGCAGTTGTAGTTGTGGATATAAACGAAGGTTTCAAGCCCCAGACCTATGAGAGTCTGCAGATTTTAAAGCGTTTTAGAACTCCTTTTGTTGTTGTTGCCAATAAGATCGACAAAATTGGCGGCTGGGTTCCACATAAAGACCTGCCTTTTGCAGCCACTTTCAAAAAACAGTCCGGGGATGTCCAGGCTCGGCTTGAGACAAAACTCTACGAAGTAATAGGCGAGCTGTACAATCAAGGTTTTTCAGCAGATCGTTATGACCGGGTTACAAACTTCCAGAAAACCCTGGGTGTTGTGCCTGTAAGTGCTTTTACGGGTGAAGGAATTCCTGATGTCCTTATGGTGCTTCTGGGCCTGGCTCAGAAATTCCTAGAGGCAAACCTGCGGTACAGCGCTACAGGTCCTGGAGTCGGCACTGTGCTAGAAGTCAAGGAAGAGAAAGGACTGGGTACAACCCTTGATATTATTCTCTATGACGGCACTCTGAAAAAGGGCGATACTGTTGTTATCGGAAGCCTGGGAGAACCCATCCAAACAAAGGTCCGTGCGCTTTTAAAACCCAGGGAACTTTCTGAAATCCATTACGAGAGCAAGTTCAAACAGGTGAGTAAGGTCACTGCTGCTGCTGGTGTAAAAATTTCGGCTCCCGGGCTCGAAGGTGCCCTTGCAGGCTCTCCGATAAGGGTTGCTACCGAAGAAACTCTTGATGAGATTGTAGCCCAGATAAAATCCGAGATCGATGAGGTAAGGATTGATACTGATTCGGAAGGTATCATGATCAAAGCCGATACTCTTGGCTCCCTTGAGGCTCTTGTCCATGAGTTTCAGAAAGATGAGATTCCTATCAGGAAAGCCGAAGTAGGAGACATCTCACACCGGGATGCGGTTGAGGCGTCGACTGTCGAAGACCCGATTTATTCCGTGATTGTCGGTTTCAATGTCAAGGTTCACCCTGACGCTAGAGATTTTCTGCAGGAAAGCAATGTGAAGGTATTCACAAGTGATGTGATCTACCGCCTGGTTGAAGATTACCAGAAATATGTGAAAGAACAGCAGGAACAAGCTGAAAAGAAGATTTTTGAAACGATAATCCGTCCCGGAAAATTCAAAATCCTTCCGGGCTGTGTATTCCGCCAGAGCAAGCCTGCAGTTGTCGGCGTAAGAGTGCTTGGTGGAGTCGTGCGGACAAATGTCGATGTTATGCTTGAAAACGGAAACGTTGTAGGCAAGATTAAGGGACTGCAGTCCGAAGGCGAGAACATTCCGTCGGCAGGGGTAGGCAAAGAGGTTGCAATGGCAATTGAAGGCGCAACCGTAGGCAGGCAGATTAAAGAAGAAGACGTGCTCTACATTAATGTGCCTGAGAAGCATGCTAAAATTCTTGAGCACGAGATTTATGATTCCCTTTCAACCGATGAGAAAGAAACTCTTGATGCTTTCCTTTCCCTGAAAAGGAAAGACAATCCTTTCTGGGCAAAATAA
- a CDS encoding phosphatase PAP2 family protein — protein sequence MFQTEPIIYLQSLGNEWFTLLMILITKMGSSAFLAAAVICITFGISFRKGFLLFQLLIWTGLITEILKTIVAFPRPDFVDNRVINLESGVKSTSPFSGDGPDGVFALPDKEVLEAFRHDESLTHSCFGFPSGHASLTTALWGGSYAIFCSRIIKIMTPIMVLLVAFSRMYLGRHFLGDVLGGTAIGLTLLTAFTLFLKSPLKDEFFRKENFELAFRWQNIIFYSVILVLLPAFAALSLVSAEAAGFFLGTNVAYILIIRKGLPDDTGSAEQRVLRVFIALLLFGVSCFVLAVGFDAIGAAGFLSFKLIEFLEAFVPASTIWISAVACIKLNLYRREIAGAQESELDRRSLEKSGKSY from the coding sequence TTGTTTCAGACCGAGCCTATAATTTATTTGCAATCCCTTGGAAATGAGTGGTTTACCCTTCTGATGATCCTGATAACTAAAATGGGATCGTCAGCCTTCTTAGCTGCCGCAGTAATATGCATCACTTTCGGGATTAGTTTCAGGAAAGGTTTTCTTCTGTTTCAGCTCTTAATCTGGACAGGGCTGATTACTGAGATTCTTAAGACAATAGTCGCTTTTCCAAGGCCGGATTTTGTAGATAATAGAGTGATTAACCTTGAATCAGGAGTAAAGAGTACCTCGCCTTTTAGTGGGGATGGACCTGATGGTGTGTTCGCACTTCCAGACAAGGAAGTTCTTGAAGCGTTTCGTCATGATGAATCACTTACCCACTCATGTTTTGGTTTTCCTTCAGGGCATGCTTCACTTACGACTGCACTCTGGGGAGGAAGTTATGCGATTTTCTGCAGCAGAATAATTAAAATCATGACTCCAATAATGGTATTACTTGTAGCGTTTTCGAGGATGTACCTTGGAAGACATTTCCTGGGAGATGTGCTGGGAGGAACGGCAATAGGCTTAACTTTACTGACCGCTTTTACCCTATTTCTTAAAAGCCCTCTGAAAGATGAGTTTTTCAGGAAAGAGAACTTCGAACTTGCATTCAGGTGGCAGAATATCATTTTTTACTCCGTTATTTTAGTTCTCCTTCCTGCATTTGCAGCTCTATCTCTGGTAAGTGCTGAAGCAGCAGGATTTTTCCTTGGCACAAATGTAGCATACATTCTGATTATACGAAAAGGGCTCCCTGATGATACTGGAAGTGCGGAACAGAGAGTTTTGAGGGTATTTATCGCCCTTCTGCTGTTTGGAGTCTCCTGCTTTGTTCTTGCTGTCGGGTTTGATGCCATCGGAGCTGCAGGCTTTCTCAGCTTTAAACTCATAGAATTCCTGGAAGCTTTCGTCCCTGCATCTACAATATGGATATCTGCAGTCGCCTGCATAAAACTCAATCTCTATAGAAGGGAGATTGCAGGCGCTCAGGAGAGTGAACTGGACAGGAGATCATTGGAAAAGTCTGGGAAGAGTTATTAA
- a CDS encoding pyridoxamine 5'-phosphate oxidase family protein — translation MVKLTEEMKNDFAKMKIFPFATASKSGEPNVIPIGMCKLQEDGETIWITDNYFLKTRKNLDENPRGALYVWGPDIEGCYQIKGDIEIKTEGEDYEKMYKEVKAKSDKFPAKALVVMKITEVYECKAFAEPGKRLL, via the coding sequence ATGGTAAAATTAACAGAAGAAATGAAGAATGATTTTGCAAAGATGAAAATTTTTCCGTTTGCAACCGCATCTAAAAGCGGAGAACCGAACGTAATACCGATAGGCATGTGCAAATTGCAGGAAGATGGGGAAACTATCTGGATTACGGACAATTATTTCCTAAAGACCCGCAAGAACCTTGATGAAAATCCGAGAGGAGCACTTTATGTCTGGGGTCCGGACATCGAGGGCTGTTACCAGATAAAAGGGGATATTGAGATAAAGACCGAAGGTGAAGATTACGAGAAAATGTATAAAGAGGTTAAAGCTAAATCCGATAAGTTCCCTGCAAAAGCCCTTGTAGTTATGAAAATTACTGAAGTTTATGAGTGCAAAGCCTTCGCAGAGCCAGGAAAGAGACTTCTCTAA
- a CDS encoding metal-dependent hydrolase, with product MVNTLSHLGIGLLIALVLGFKGKKRNEVAFMSILPDLDFIPYAVFALIAGSLSHEARNQLFYLFGHREFMHSILFILFVTLLIWLKTKDRLFTVAGLAAILSHVYLDYATSWKMRPFYPFSTETSTLGAVHFFDPLANLIPLLPIFIVLVSYLKNRGKWSGKFENFCAFVTSNRSKFYTTLAVVLVIWLVAFLPAAKLFLVNYISGAEGAKISYQNTYPSSFGKFITAYPYNATHYKIMEVSYWSGIERSDYIEKINVTGNVSDAAAYAERAGKLYSTAVPQEIDYPVYSVSEGNGSVTVTLSDARNPYVKYWAYFKKVYRFVFDRESGEYVAYASDRQGEREERLEENWFRDISSLKIS from the coding sequence ATGGTAAACACACTCTCCCACCTGGGAATTGGCTTATTGATCGCTCTTGTCCTCGGCTTCAAAGGAAAAAAGCGAAATGAAGTAGCTTTCATGTCAATTCTTCCGGATCTGGATTTTATACCATATGCGGTATTTGCCCTCATTGCCGGCAGTTTAAGCCATGAGGCTAGAAACCAGCTTTTCTACCTTTTCGGGCACAGGGAATTCATGCACTCCATCCTTTTCATCCTGTTTGTAACGCTTTTGATCTGGCTCAAAACAAAAGACCGCCTGTTCACGGTTGCCGGGCTTGCAGCCATCCTTTCCCACGTCTACCTCGATTACGCGACAAGCTGGAAGATGCGCCCCTTTTATCCGTTCAGCACTGAAACATCCACTCTCGGAGCCGTTCACTTTTTCGACCCGCTGGCAAACCTCATTCCTCTGCTGCCCATTTTTATAGTACTCGTGAGCTACCTGAAAAACCGGGGAAAATGGAGCGGGAAATTCGAGAATTTCTGTGCCTTTGTCACGAGCAACCGCAGCAAATTCTATACAACCCTCGCAGTCGTGCTTGTAATCTGGCTTGTTGCATTCCTGCCTGCGGCAAAACTATTTCTTGTGAATTATATTTCTGGCGCGGAAGGAGCAAAAATCAGCTATCAGAATACCTATCCCTCATCCTTCGGGAAATTCATTACCGCATATCCCTATAACGCCACCCATTACAAAATCATGGAAGTGAGCTACTGGTCAGGCATCGAAAGAAGTGATTATATCGAGAAAATTAACGTGACCGGCAACGTTTCCGATGCCGCCGCCTATGCCGAGAGAGCCGGAAAACTCTACAGCACAGCCGTTCCGCAGGAAATCGATTATCCTGTCTACAGCGTTTCGGAAGGAAATGGATCGGTAACTGTCACGCTGAGCGATGCCAGAAATCCGTACGTTAAGTACTGGGCTTATTTCAAGAAGGTTTACAGGTTCGTTTTTGATAGGGAAAGCGGAGAGTATGTTGCGTATGCGAGCGATAGGCAGGGAGAGAGGGAGGAGAGATTGGAGGAAAATTGGTTTAGAGATATTTCATCTCTCAAAATCAGTTAA
- a CDS encoding metal-dependent hydrolase, with translation MVNVISHMGVGLLIGLALGLKGDKLRAVVLLSVLPDLDYILYSAFVFTEISLSPEARNQLFYLIGHREFTHSVLFIVMVTLFIWFKTKDWLFTVGGFQSLFFHSYLDYVTSWKMRPLYPFSTDTSIMRAVYFFDPLLNLLPLLPPFIVIMGSLSNMKKINGKIRSFCTLISNIDDKLYSSLILLLLVWLTFMPISKAFLINHISEIEEAEISYQSTYPESVDKFLTAYSYNSTHYKVLRVGYLSGIEESFYVEKVSVEGNISDFEDYIKRAENLYREGVSDEIDYPVYSVSGDNNTVTVTLSDARNPYLEELAYFKSFYRFIFDRNSTEYEVYAGMYGGQEERLGKNWYG, from the coding sequence ATGGTAAACGTAATTTCCCATATGGGAGTGGGTCTACTCATAGGTCTGGCTTTAGGCCTGAAAGGAGACAAGTTGAGAGCCGTAGTGTTATTATCCGTGCTTCCTGATCTGGATTACATCCTGTACTCTGCATTTGTCTTTACCGAAATCAGTCTGAGCCCTGAGGCTAGAAACCAGCTTTTCTATCTGATCGGGCACAGGGAATTCACGCATTCCGTACTCTTCATTGTCATGGTTACACTTTTTATCTGGTTTAAGACAAAAGACTGGCTTTTTACTGTCGGAGGATTCCAGTCCCTTTTCTTCCACTCCTACCTGGATTACGTTACAAGCTGGAAAATGCGTCCTCTCTATCCCTTCAGTACAGATACGTCTATTATGAGAGCCGTTTATTTCTTTGACCCCCTGTTAAATTTACTTCCTCTCCTGCCTCCCTTCATTGTGATTATGGGAAGTTTGAGCAACATGAAAAAAATCAACGGGAAAATAAGAAGCTTCTGCACGTTAATATCAAATATCGATGATAAGCTCTATTCCTCTCTAATTCTTCTGTTACTAGTCTGGCTAACCTTCATGCCGATTTCAAAAGCTTTCCTGATCAACCATATTTCCGAGATCGAAGAAGCCGAAATAAGCTACCAGAGTACCTATCCCGAATCCGTGGATAAGTTCCTGACAGCGTACTCATATAACTCTACACATTATAAAGTCCTCAGAGTAGGTTATCTCTCAGGGATCGAGGAAAGCTTCTACGTTGAAAAGGTTTCCGTGGAGGGAAACATCTCGGATTTTGAGGATTACATAAAAAGAGCGGAGAATCTGTACAGGGAAGGTGTATCTGATGAAATCGATTATCCTGTTTACAGCGTTTCGGGAGATAATAATACGGTAACGGTTACCCTCAGTGATGCAAGAAATCCGTATCTTGAAGAACTGGCTTATTTTAAGTCGTTTTACAGGTTTATTTTTGACAGGAACAGTACAGAGTATGAAGTCTACGCAGGTATGTATGGGGGACAGGAAGAGAGGCTGGGCAAGAACTGGTATGGATGA
- the pdxT gene encoding pyridoxal 5'-phosphate synthase glutaminase subunit PdxT: MKIGVIAIQGAVSEHVDALRRALRERRADAEVVAIKHKGIVPECSGIVIPGGESTTLCRLLAREGIAEEIKDAAARGVPILGTCAGLIVVAKEGDEQVEKTRQELLGIMDTRVNRNAFGRQRDSFEAELEVEVLDSPFTGVFIRAPGIVSCGPEVRVLSRLDDLIIAAEQRNVLALAFHPELTDDLRIHQYFLDKVFNC, from the coding sequence ATGAAAATAGGTGTAATCGCTATTCAGGGAGCGGTTTCTGAGCATGTTGATGCTTTGAGGAGAGCCCTCAGGGAAAGAAGGGCAGATGCAGAGGTAGTTGCTATAAAGCATAAAGGCATTGTCCCGGAGTGCAGCGGGATTGTGATTCCCGGCGGGGAGAGTACAACGCTTTGCAGGCTGCTTGCCCGCGAGGGGATTGCAGAAGAGATTAAGGATGCGGCTGCAAGAGGCGTTCCAATTCTCGGAACCTGTGCAGGTTTGATTGTAGTTGCGAAGGAAGGGGATGAGCAGGTTGAGAAAACCAGGCAGGAGCTGCTCGGAATTATGGATACCAGAGTTAACAGGAACGCTTTTGGTCGGCAGAGGGATTCTTTTGAAGCTGAACTCGAAGTTGAGGTCCTTGATTCTCCTTTCACCGGCGTGTTTATCAGAGCTCCCGGAATTGTAAGCTGCGGACCTGAGGTTCGCGTACTTTCCAGGCTTGATGACCTGATTATTGCCGCAGAGCAGAGAAATGTGCTGGCGCTTGCTTTCCATCCGGAATTGACCGACGATTTACGGATTCATCAATATTTCCTGGATAAAGTGTTTAACTGTTAA
- a CDS encoding 30S ribosomal protein S6e — MASFKVVISDPKEGRAYQVDVKDPEANALIGKSIGDVVDGGIFGLTGYKIQITGGCDGSGFVMKPDLPGPRRQRILLAVGVGYSPKLPGQRRRKMMRGKEIAPDIVQINAKVVEYGSKSIRALLGLEAPAEAPAEAPAE; from the coding sequence ATGGCTAGTTTCAAAGTTGTAATTTCTGACCCAAAGGAAGGGCGCGCTTACCAGGTCGATGTAAAAGACCCTGAAGCAAACGCATTAATCGGAAAATCAATAGGCGATGTTGTTGACGGCGGCATTTTTGGTCTTACCGGATACAAAATCCAGATCACTGGCGGCTGCGACGGCAGCGGTTTCGTTATGAAACCCGACCTCCCAGGTCCCAGAAGGCAGAGAATCCTGCTTGCAGTCGGCGTGGGCTATTCCCCTAAACTCCCCGGACAGCGCAGGAGAAAGATGATGCGCGGCAAGGAAATTGCCCCTGACATCGTCCAGATCAATGCAAAAGTCGTTGAATACGGAAGCAAATCCATAAGAGCCCTTCTCGGCCTCGAAGCTCCGGCAGAAGCACCAGCAGAAGCTCCAGCAGAGTAA